From one Nycticebus coucang isolate mNycCou1 chromosome 14, mNycCou1.pri, whole genome shotgun sequence genomic stretch:
- the GPHA2 gene encoding glycoprotein hormone alpha-2 — protein MPMASPQTLLLCLLVLAFTEGQDQETAIPGCHLHPFNVTVRSDRQGTCQGSHVAQACVGHCESSAFPSRYSVLVASGYRHNITSISQCCTISSLKKVKVQLQCVGNRREELEIFTARACQCDMCRLSRY, from the exons ATGCCCATGGCGTCCCCCCAAACCCTGCTCCTCTGCCTGCTAGTCCTGGCATTTACCGAAGGCCAGGATCAGGAGACAGCCATCCCAGGCTGCCACTTGCACC CCTTCAACGTGACAGTGCGAAGTGACCGCCAAGGCACCTGCCAGGGCTCCCATGTGGCACAGGCCTGTGTGGGCCACTGTGAGTCCAGTGCCTTCCCTTCCCGGTACTCAGTGCTGGTGGCCAGTGGCTATCGACACAACATCACCTCCATCTCCCAGTGCTGTACCATCAGCAGCCTGAAGAAG GTGAAGGTGCAGCTGCAGTGTGTGGGGAACCGAAGGGAGGAGCTCGAGATCTtcacagccagggcctgccagtGTGACATGTGTCGCCTCTCACGCTACTAG